The DNA window AAAAAATGAACTACAGACGATAAACCTAGCGATTCTATTTGGGGTCTTAATCTTTAGCGCacaatttgaaaattgtttaggTCTCTGCATGCTGCGATTAAAAAATAACGAATTAGATCTTAGATTTTTCATTTGTGGGCATTACTTGTGTTATCTTTTGAAGACAATAAGAATCCCAACATGTATTATGCCTGTTAGCGTACGAAGGCTGGTGTTCGGCCGATCACGGCTGTGTTATAGCTGATGAAAGGCACTAGAGAATGGTAGTAGAAATAGGCAATAGTTTAGCGCTGTAAAACCAGCTATAAAAAAAACGAGGCACCGTTCGGAACCTCGTAGACTATAAAATAAGAAAGATAACctagaaaacaatataaaataaatgactaTCACAGAATTGCACACTTAAATCTGCCGCCCGTCGGCGTTTTCTTCTTGACCTTGGGGTCCAGCACGGCGATTAGCGCCTCATCGAATACGTCCTTGAGGCCCTGTCTTGTCAGCGCCGAACACTCCACATAACACTCACAGTTTAACCTTTTCGCTAATTTTTGTCCCTCCTCTGCGGTCACCGGTTTTTGCCGccttttttgaagtttttgacCTATTTTCTCGTCGTCTCGTAAGTCAACTTGAGTTCCCACTAGAATATAGGCGGCGTTCGGCACCTGGTGCCGGACTTCCGGAATCCATTTCAGTTCTAAGTTTTTCATGGATTCCGGCATCACAATAGAGAAGCACATGAGAAACACGTGAGTCCCCGGGTAGGAGAGGAGGCGCAAACCCTGGTACTCCTCCTGTAACACAAATAAACGATTGATTATGTGATCGATATTCTGCGACAGCTGAACTAGCAAATGAAAGCATGTTACACAAAGATATACACTTTAATGCGGGTTTCCAGGTATAATTAGCAAACAAACGTGTTTAATACACAAAATGTATATCACATTTAATTACAATAATTATTCTTAGAagtaagcattgttttttataGATCCACCTGAAACAGGTGCGGACAGTGGTCGTCGAGGTGGTCGGACGTGTTTTGAGTAGCTCCCGGGTCGGAGCTAGTTTACCTTTCCTGTCGGCTGTGGAGTTTTATTTTCCATATCTACATTCCTCTTAAGTGAGTATTATTGATTTGGCTGGTGCTAACATTGATATTTAAGTGTAATGGGGCaacataaacacaaaaaaaggaaaagaaaaagtaaaacttCCGACAGTAGTGAGAATGGCGAGAATGGCGGCAGTGAGCAATGTTCACAGGTGCCCGATCAGGAAAGCCATGACTCGTCTATGTTAAGCAGCATCATCAGTGTGGCCAGCAACGTTCTTTACGGGACACCGATACTTACTAAACCAAATGTAGCCAATAAAACGGATCACCTGGGACCCACCACCTCGACACCAAAGACTCAAGCGGCTACAAAACCTAGTGGGGATATTATTTCTCAGTTAAATGAACAGAATGATAAACTCGATAAGATTATGCAAAAGTTAGTTAAATTAGACCAAATCGATCATATTGAAGAAAAACTGGAAAAAGTGAATGCGACTGTTGCAAAGTTCAATAACAGGATCAGTGATGTTGAAAGAAAGCTAACGGAAAACTCGGCGGCGGTGAGTGCAATCTCAGCGAGAGTTGAAAAGCTAGAAGAACAGGGGGTGAACACCGATCACGAGAGAGACCTGAAGAGACACGAGAAAACAATAGAGTCGCTATGTAAAAGTCTAGACAGTATGAGACGGGATTATAGAGCTCTCGAAGCATCGATTACCGATTTACAGTGTCGTTCAATGAAGATGAACCTCATTTTTACTGGCATCGGAGGGGAGACCAAGGATGAGGATACGGAAGATAAGCTTCGCGCCTTTCTGTATTATGAGCTAGGCATCGACGAGCATATTCAATTCGGAAACGTCCACCGGTTTGGCAGATACGTCCGCGGTCAAGATAGACCGATTGTTGCCCGATTTCTCTACCAAAAAGACTTAATCGCTGTCAGGAGTAGGTCGCACAGGTTGCGCAATACGGGCTACGGAATCCGAGAACAGTATCCCACCTCTATTGAGAGGCGTCGGAGGGAGCTATACCCCGCGATGCGGTACCATAGGAGCCGTGGCGACAATGTGAAGATGGTTCGAGATACGCTTTACGTCAACGGTCAGCGTTACGACCCCGAGACAGAGCCTACAGAGGATCCAACGTATTTTGGAAGTCACGTTGTGCCTGCGCCACCGATCGGTAATATGGACAAGGGTACACCTGAAGATCAACCCATGGAAGGCGAGGACCAGTTAATCGCGCAAGGTAGTACTGACGCGCCGACACCCACCCAGAGCTAGGGGGACGCTGAGGATAGACCACCGCTCCGAATCGTGTCATGGAACGTGAACAGAGGTCTGGAAAAGAAGTTAGGTGAACATGAGTTTTGTAAACTTCTTTCTTCGTATGACATTGTATTTTTATCAGAGTGTTGGGTAAACAGTGAGTCTACTTTAGACCTGTCTCATCTTACTCAAGGTTATGCGTCCTTTATGTACCCACGTACCAGAGGCAAAGGGGGTGGAATGGTAATTCTGGTAAGAGACGAACTACTACCTCACTTTTCAGTTTGTAAATATGTTGGTGACAGTATGGTATGGGTAAAATTGTCaggtatatataaaaatgacgtttatatttgttttgtttacattgcacaTGAAAACAGTGTATTCTATACTACTTATGATATTGACCTTTTTGACACTCTATTATGCGATATTGCGAAGTACAGTGATATGGGTGTTATCATATTAGCTGGAGATTTTAATAGTCGTGTGGGTGAATCAAAAGATTATGTTGAATATGATATTTTGGCTAACAATTTGTTAAATAACATGCCTgcatttttgtcatatgataAGGATTATACTTGTTCACGTAGATCGGAAGACAAACATGTCAATAATTTTGGTCGTAAATTACTCGAATTATGTCGAGCCTCTGGTCTTAGAATATGTAATGGCAGGGTTTCCGGGGACACGCGGggcaaatatacattttttaaccatttagGTTCGAGTGTCATAGATTATGTTTTAGTTGGTAAGGATGATTTTGATGCCATCGAGAGTTTTACTGttaaagattttaatgaatGGTCAGACCACGCTCCAGTTGAAGTGTGTATTCATAATGTTAAAAACTACCAACGCTATGACAATCATAACATTTTCTGTAGTAATGTAACGGCAGGCAGTGTGTACAGATGGAATGAGGAAGcttttgagtccataaaatctATCTTACACAGTAAAGTGTCTGATTTTTACagtctttttgaaaaaatggaCTGTGGGATCCTTAGTACAGATCAGGTTGTAAATAATTTCACTAGTATATTAAACAGTGTTTTTATGCCTTTTTGTAGTGTATCCAACTTTTTAGGTGGATCGTCTATTGACATTAAGTCTTCCAGTAGTAATAAGCCATGGTTCGATGACAAGTGTAAAGAACTCCGTAAAGTTTATAAAAGCTCCTTACGTATTTTTAATTGGGAAAGGTCTGTTCAAAATCGTATCACTTTATGTGAAAACAAACGTGTCTACAAAAAGCATGTACTTAGAACTAGAAATAGGTTTGTCAGACACGAAGGTAATAAACTCAACTATTTAAGAAAGCACAACCCAAAACAGTTTTACAAGAttttcaagaaaagaaaaacaattaaaagctCTTTAGATTTAGAtgctttttatcaatattttaagaGTGTTTGTAATGTAGATGAAAATATTGTAGACATTGAAAGTCCATTTTTTGAGCAGAGGAGTACTGATACTGTTTTTAGTGAATTAGATAAAGCCATAGATGAGGAGGAATTACTTtcagtattaaaaaaattaaaatgtggtAAAGCTGCCGGAACAGATCACctgttaaatgaatattttgttaaatttaaagagttttttttaccagttttagttagactttttaataaaattttggatGCAGGTACTTTCCCAAGGAGCTGGTCTATAGGTGTAATAATTCCACTTCTTAAAAAAGGTAACACCAATGATGTTAACAATTACaggggaataactcttgttAGTAATCTGGCAAAAATATTTACCACAGTGTTGAACTATAGATTACTTCGCTGGTCTGACGACAATGGTATCATAAGCGATGCGCAGTTTGGGTTTAAGCCAGGTCATAGTACCACAGATGCTATTTTTGCACTTACTAGTTTAGtatctttatatttgaaaaagaaaaagaaattatattgttgttttgttgattaCAGAAAAGCGTTTGATAGTGTGAATAGAAACAAGTTATTATACAAACTTGCTACAAATGGAGTCACGGGAAAGTTGTTAAGTATTATTAAGCATATTTATTGTGAGTTAAAATCATGTGTCAGATATAAGTCTGAACtgtcaaattatttttcgtCAACAACTGGACTTATGCAAGGAGAGGCTTTGTcgccttttcttttttcattatatattaatgattttgaaatggatCTTATCCGAAGTTGTTGTGAACCTGTTGACTTCAGAGACCTTTcgctttttcttttaatgtatgcTGATGATACTGTGTTAATAGCTAATTCAAGGGAGAGTCTACAGGGTATGTTGAATCAATTGTATCAATTTAGTAATGATTGGAATATTGGTGTGAACACAGATAAAACTAAAATAGTTGTTTTTCGACATGCGGGTAGAAtgtgtaaaaatgatttttggacCTATGACCAAAAGCATGTTGAGGTtgttaattgtttcaattatttaggaatcaatttgaattttaatgggAATTTTAATGTTACACAGAAAACAATTGCAATGCAGGGTAGGAAATGTATGTTTGGTATTCTAAAACTATGTAatgaaacttatttaaatattgagactaaattaagcatttttgaCACCTATGTATCTAGCGTTCTTAACTATGGCTCCGAGATATGGGGTTTTCACTCTGGTGATGAAATAGAACGAGTTCAcacaaatttttgtaaaagaattttgaaagttaaaaaatgtacgtCAAACTTTATGGTTTATTCAGAGTTAGGTCGTCTACCTATGAGTATTATACGTAAATTGCGTATCATTAAGTATTGgttgaaattgattaaaacagaaaattgtatattacGCAATGTATATGAGGAAATGGTCTCACAGTTGATACCAAATACATGGTGTTTTAATGTCAGAGAATTATTAGTATCTCTGGGTATGCATGAGGTCTGGCTTTCACAAAATGTGGCTAACactaatgttttcttaaaaattgtaaagcagagattgtctgatttttttattcaggaAAGAGACGCATTTTTTGAGTCATCctctaaatgtttattgtacaagtATCTGCCTGACACTTTTTcgttacaattttatttgagtaaaaatattcCGGAAAACCTTGTTgtccttttaacaaaatatagacTGTCATCGCATATGCTTTTGGTAGAGCAAGGCCGATATAATGGAACTGTCAGATCGATGCGtatctgtaaatattgtaatttaggtGAAGTCGAGGATGAATTCCATTTCATACTTCTCTGTCCATTTTATAAAAGTCTACgggtattgtatttaaaaaaatattactggtCTCGTCCTTCAATGTTTAAGTTAGTTCAACTCCTTGCCATTCATAATCGCAAACAATTGTGCCATCTCGCAATGTTTCTGCGTGAGGCAGGTAAAAAACGGGATGTCGGATAACTAGTACATCCAACTGATGTATTATTACTatcactattattattaatattactattattatcattattatcattattataatcatttgaTTATTGATTTATAGGGTCTCTCCTcctatgaatgtacatgtatgaataatattttttttgaatattgtttaacgtCAATAGCGAACtgtttgattttgattggatagagtgtagcattatatatttataattatgtacatatgtttcaacagcttataattcatttgaatttagccaataaacaatacaatacaatacctGCAAAAATAAAGGCCATGTCTGCATTATGATTTATCTGTAGAGGCGCTGTCACGTCCTTTAGAGTGTTTATGGTGACTCATTTACCTGTGGCCCCCTTTTATTTCAGACTTATTTACTCAGCCATTTAAAAACCCATCACATTAAACTGGAGAATTAttaatttctgaaataaaaacgcTACAACGAACGGAAATTTCATATCGTATAATTTCTTTGTAACTAAATTATTTAACAGTGTTTTGGAACAACTGATCTTGTTGAAGTTAACACAAACACTAAATCATTTACTTGCGTGTTTCagcatatttacatgtataaaccatTGCCTGTTATTCTAGAACGATCAAAGGATATTGTATAATGTCACCAAATCTCTGAAATACCCAACGCTATCTTTACTTCCCTTTCCTGTTTTCCTAAAAAGCagaattttgtcattttatatattaacacttttgaatctcattataatttagtattttgattaaaaaatgaaaatgcctAGTGTATCCAGCGTGTGTAATGTGTCATCACATTAGAGATGCGTCCCTTGCTAACTAGGGACAAGTTCCCACCCCCATCCTGGATGCATAGCCTGTCCGGTTCCCCATCATTCACAGTCTCACTTTGCTGTGTCCCCACCCCTAGCCGCCTTACCTGGCCTGCTGTATCAAACAATCCCAGCTGGTAATCATGTTCTTTGACTTTCACATTGActgaaaaacaaaaagattGCTTTTACAATTTGTTCTAAGGTTACGAAGTGGTACAAGGCCAGAATGTGTCAGATTACATCAGGGCTGATGTAGTGCATGATGGTCAATAGTTAGATGTAATACGATATATGTCGGTAGATATAGGACTATTCCGATAGTTAACCGCCGTATTGGGGTCAGTACAATCATTCATGACCACTTGATGGGATTTAGGTTCACGCAAAAACTGatgtatacaatgtacttcATTGTTTAGTGGGAGGATATAAGGGCATCGTTTACTGTCGTGATGCGGTAATTGAGTACTTTAGGGCGACGTCTTTGCTCTCTAtaagagccccccccccctgaatCTACAGCTGTACCACACGTTGCGCTTCTTCAGAAATGTTGTGTACATGTTTCCTCGCGGAAAAATGTGTACATGCATACATCAGACAGGTGCACGCCCAGATGTTCACTGGTTATGCTGGGACGAACTCGGTGATCAGGCTTGTCACTGGGCCTCCCTCAATTCTCTCTGACTTTGACATACATAAGTAGCTACTAATGACAGGAAATGAAAGGTTCAACAGTCATCGGTGTACGGTACTTTGATTCATTCAGCTGTCCCTGATCAGCTCTGTAAAGCTATataggtatacatgtactttggaCTGTCCAGTGGTAGATACACACGTGTACATAACACTGACCCCCGGGGAATAACACACTCGATCATAACATTGTGTTTTCTTACATTTAAACCCCAGAACGAAGGTCGTTCATGCACGTAACGAATCAAAACAACAACCCTTTGTCATGTCGGATTTTATAAACGGGACTTCCGATTCACTTTTTATACACACTGCTCAATTGTTGATCATAACGTTGTTCCTCTGTCTGTATAATTATGTTCAATGAATTAATAAACACAAGTACTGACAATTATGTCCGCCTCATGGACCGGACCCCCACGTTCACTGTACACTACTCCCTACCTGCATAGTTGTCGAACACTGTAGGTACGTACTCCGTCGGGAACTTGTTGGTGGCGTAACTCATCAGCATACACGTCTTACCCACAGCCCCATCCCCCACCACCACACACTTAATAAATTTCAGGTCGCCCTCATTCGACATTTCTAGTCGCACAACCGAATGGactctgtatacagtattgATAAATAACCAATCCACGTCCGCTTGCTATTAATAGAATGGGCCCTCATATGAGGGATTACCGATTTCAAAGAGCGCAAGCGCGATAAATTGACAGAACGCGCCATACTACGAACTTGTGTGTGTGCGCGCGTGCATGTGTGTGTACAtgacgaattaaaaaaaattaaatatatcctGAATATACTGTAAAACTTGCGTCGAAGTATTAGtattttagtataatttttTGACTGTGTACAAACAGTGcatgtgtttgttgtttgtttttgtgcTTCTCACTCTTACTTTCAGTTCTATCCGAGACCTAGCTAGTAGCTAGTTCGCTTCGAAAAATAAGCGAAATTTATTTTGTAAGTCTTACCATCCCGACagttatacatacatgtatatggccgAGATATGGGTAGAAGATGGGAATTTGGTACATTCCGGCTCCAAGCAGAACCACGAGGTCTTGGAACTAGGCCCCTAAATGCACGACATGCATGGTCCACGTATGTGGATATACCCTGGTGCTTGCAATCCTAGTTCCGGGGCCAGTTAGTGGTCAGATAGCTCAAAAGCAATGGAAGAATTTCCAAACAGAAAAGAACTAATGACCATTTATATAGTAGAGGAGTATAGCCATAATTAAAACATAAGAAATTCGTAGAAGTCTTTTCGAATGGAAACCTGTGAGTGaaataaggaataagaaatcattctttgagtattatgaggtgataatttcggtcagggcgtgatcaaatcaaataaagcccatattgacaagagcttggactttgggtagttgtgtcaaacagcattgtgacgAAGGCATGTCTATTTCactgctggccactcagccatggtctttgaaatcaactagatttgtctggcttttgagttaAGACTACATGTACGCAATctatgcatatttcacttgaaaccagcgtcattttttatttgttttaatgcaagaaatagatagcttcgtccaaggtcttgttaaaatggttcgaaGAATATTcttcgagaaaaaaaaactatatacatgtaccttgaacTGGGTTAGGAAACATTGTCTGTCAGAAGAAAGGTACATAATTTTATTCAATCAGATACTTATGGACTGGCACCTTATTacaaccattttaacaaaagcttggacttttggtagttgtgtcacagcaatgtgacgtaggtctgtctatttcattgctaacCACTCAGCcacggctctttgaaatcaacaagatttgtctgactTCTGAGCTAAGATTTCgcaatacatgcatattttgcTGGTCGATAAAATCGCGTCATTTTTAAGGGGGTgcgcggccatcttgtacatttgaggaaaaaagtaaacatttcttgaagtGGCTTGCGTTTGCCCGAAACTGACCAAatatgttgccaaaagatataaaagcaataaatacaAAGTCTTACATGTCATTTcgtttgaaaagtatgcatacaagaaaaGGAGAATGTCTTTTTCATCACTCAACAactgtcgaactgcgcagctacggactcattttgaaaaaatatgaaggagGTTAATTGCATGGTGTCCTCTCAACAacaatttgttgagaaaaatgtCTAAACTTGCTTATTTAAGTTGTAACTTTGTCTCAAAGTATGGTACCATATTCTTAAAATGGGCCTTAAAAAACACAAGATATATTTGTCCGTGTCTATATATATGGAGCATTGcagatatattttcattgaaatattatgTATACTATTTTAAATCAAGACAATCACTTTTTTGGACACATATCCCACTTCTAAAAAGAATTTACTTCAATTCATACTTATAGAACTAAAATAATCCCCATAAAACAAACATGGGACAGGTGTAGAgatgtatatcaaattcaaaacggattgttttgaattgacatttatttttttctatggaAATATAACGTCTATGTTTCTCCATAGACACAGGAGTTCTAAGTATAGACTGgatttttcttgttctaaaaatagatcccatgccgactgataaaaatagggtaccctattttAAGGCAAAGTTACAATTTAAATGAGCAAAagtcaaactttttctcaacaagtggttgtagagaggacaccaatgaactCCCTTCAGATTTTTacttaaatcttcaaaataagtctgtagctgcgcagaCCGACAGCTGTTCTGAGTAATAAAAAAGGctttgtcctgttcttgtatgcatacttttcgagcaaaatgacatgtaggacttcatatttattgctttgtatcttttggcaacatttttggccagttACGGACAGAAAAAAGCCacttcaagaaatgtttacattcttatcctcaaatgtacaagatggtaTCCCTTATGTTCTATatgttcttgtatcaagaattttttgaaaagtatataattgaaatctgtagacaaaacatactTGAACAATACAAAGATAATGTGGGGTCAGTGTTCATACCTATGAGTTATGGCCAAtttattttgacctttttgggcctaaaatgcaatttcagcctgattaggattcgttgtcagtatttcttcaaatactgtttttaagtatgcacaatggtcacactgaatagaggcattacgaaatattttgtaaaagctgtattgattttttgtgacctttttgcacttaaaatagacaatttctataacagttataatttgatttaaaaaaaaaaacttatttgaaaatcaagaattttatatgattaatccagtttgcttAGATATGTATTCTACGAAagccgaatagggccacataaaaaaatatttttatctcgtaatgacgagaaaagatctcgttattacgagttaattatctcgttattacgagaaaagatctcgttattacgagaaaagatctcgttattacgagttagttatctcgatattacgagaaaagatctcgtaattacgagaaaagatctcgttattacgagataattttctcgttattacgagaaaagatctcgttattacgagaaaagatctatataaaatggtgcgtttctgAAAAAGAATTCGAGTGGATCACACTTTAAGTCTATCTTTTTCATTTCAGAAacgttgattcaattttgatcaatatttaaaaataacaacgatcattattcattaatttctacatatcaaaatgattggtTTCGACATTTTATCTGGTATTAATAAAAGGAAAgaactttatgtaatttttctattcaacttatatatattataattccactccgaagtaaataccaggtagtcctatagtcgtaaaaacacagttttattagttacagatatatag is part of the Crassostrea angulata isolate pt1a10 chromosome 3, ASM2561291v2, whole genome shotgun sequence genome and encodes:
- the LOC128177603 gene encoding uncharacterized protein LOC128177603, which encodes MSNEGDLKFIKCVVVGDGAVGKTCMLMSYATNKFPTEYVPTVFDNYAVNVKVKEHDYQLGLFDTAGQEEYQGLRLLSYPGTHVFLMCFSIVMPESMKNLELKWIPEVRHQVPNAAYILVGTQVDLRDDEKIGQKLQKRRQKPVTAEEGQKLAKRLNCECYVECSALTRQGLKDVFDEALIAVLDPKVKKKTPTGGRFKCAIL